A portion of the Paenibacillus hamazuiensis genome contains these proteins:
- a CDS encoding MsnO8 family LLM class oxidoreductase yields MEPKLKLSVLDMVPILEGSGPEEALRQAALLAQTAERLGYSRYWTSEHHDMEVLASASPEVLLAHIGMRTSRIRIGSGAVLLPHYKPLKVAEAFHLLAALYPGRIDLGIGRAPGGSAHATMALNERFLEQVGRLPEALGDLTALLSHTYRIEGEPVIARPVPSVPPELWLLGTNVKSAKYAAEFGAGYAFGHFMSEHDGTEAMAAYRDGFRPSAAFAKPQTIVTVQAVCAETEDEARRIAAAGATVFGRGAAELPEEALAERRARLLAGTAEQVKLRLLELRERLGAEEFMIVTLAQEYGQRLRSYELLAKAVL; encoded by the coding sequence GTGGAACCGAAACTTAAACTGAGCGTGCTCGATATGGTGCCGATCCTGGAAGGAAGCGGCCCGGAGGAGGCGCTGCGCCAGGCGGCGCTGCTCGCACAAACCGCCGAAAGGCTCGGATACAGCCGCTACTGGACGTCGGAGCACCATGACATGGAGGTGCTGGCGTCGGCAAGCCCGGAGGTGCTGCTCGCGCATATCGGCATGCGGACGAGCCGCATCCGCATCGGCTCGGGGGCGGTGCTGCTGCCGCATTACAAGCCGCTGAAGGTGGCGGAGGCGTTTCATCTGCTCGCCGCGCTGTATCCGGGCCGGATCGATCTTGGCATCGGTCGGGCTCCCGGCGGGTCGGCCCATGCGACGATGGCGCTGAACGAGCGGTTTCTCGAGCAGGTCGGCCGGCTCCCTGAAGCGCTTGGCGATTTGACGGCGCTGCTCTCGCACACGTATCGGATCGAAGGCGAGCCGGTCATTGCGCGCCCGGTGCCGTCCGTCCCGCCCGAGCTGTGGCTGCTCGGCACCAACGTCAAAAGCGCAAAGTACGCCGCCGAATTCGGCGCGGGTTATGCGTTCGGGCATTTCATGAGCGAGCACGACGGAACGGAGGCGATGGCGGCTTATCGCGACGGCTTCCGGCCGTCGGCGGCGTTCGCCAAGCCGCAGACGATCGTAACCGTACAGGCCGTGTGCGCGGAGACGGAGGATGAGGCGCGCCGGATTGCCGCCGCCGGGGCGACGGTGTTCGGCCGCGGCGCCGCCGAGCTGCCGGAGGAGGCGCTTGCGGAGCGGCGGGCCCGGCTGCTTGCGGGAACGGCGGAGCAGGTGAAGCTAAGGCTGCTGGAGCTGCGGGAGAGGCTTGGTGCGGAAGAGTTTATGATCGTCACGTTGGCGCAGGAATACGGCCAGCGCCTGCGGTCTTACGAGCTGCTGGCGAAGGCCGTATTATAG
- a CDS encoding sugar phosphate isomerase/epimerase family protein, producing MRRMGIGLQMYTLRDETAKDFTGTLRRVAELGYEGVEFAGYGGLAAEELRDLLQELNLKAIGAHVSLKNLKENLAGEIAYLKTIGAPYLICPYVAPEDRQTAEDWKGIYAFFQQVGEEAKKQGLQFAYHNHDFEFHLQVDGEFAFDAMYTATSADAVKVEMDVCWVQFAGQNPTEYIGKYAGRLPLLHLKDFTKDAEGKMNTVELGVGSVDLNGVISASSDAGVEWLIVEQDRCQGPSIESVTISMKWLQQHYLPAFQNA from the coding sequence ATGAGAAGAATGGGCATCGGTTTGCAAATGTACACGCTCCGTGACGAAACGGCCAAGGACTTTACCGGAACGCTTCGCCGCGTGGCCGAGCTGGGCTACGAAGGCGTTGAATTCGCCGGTTACGGCGGCTTGGCCGCAGAAGAGCTTCGCGATTTGCTTCAAGAGCTGAACCTGAAGGCGATAGGCGCACATGTCAGCCTCAAAAACCTGAAAGAAAATCTTGCCGGTGAAATCGCTTACCTGAAAACGATCGGCGCTCCTTATCTCATCTGTCCTTACGTAGCGCCTGAAGACCGGCAAACCGCCGAAGACTGGAAAGGGATCTACGCTTTCTTCCAGCAGGTCGGCGAAGAAGCGAAAAAGCAGGGACTGCAGTTCGCTTACCATAACCACGATTTCGAATTCCATCTGCAGGTGGACGGAGAGTTTGCCTTCGATGCGATGTACACGGCGACTTCCGCCGATGCCGTCAAAGTTGAGATGGACGTATGCTGGGTTCAGTTCGCCGGACAAAATCCGACCGAATACATCGGCAAATACGCCGGCAGACTTCCACTGCTGCACTTGAAAGATTTCACGAAGGATGCGGAAGGCAAAATGAACACGGTCGAGCTCGGCGTCGGCAGCGTCGATCTGAACGGCGTCATCTCCGCTTCGTCCGATGCGGGTGTCGAATGGCTGATCGTCGAGCAGGACCGCTGCCAAGGACCGTCGATCGAAAGCGTCACGATCAGCATGAAGTGGCTTCAGCAGCATTATTTGCCGGCTTTCCAAAACGCCTGA
- a CDS encoding Gfo/Idh/MocA family protein: MSKIKVAVIGCGAIAQRRHIPEYEENPNVELVAFADPVLERAELYAKKHNAKAYANYEDMLKEVKADAVSVCTPNYLHAPAAIAAANAGAHVLVEKPMAATEEEALAMIEAARKNGVYLMVGHNQRLMPPHVKAKEILDSGRLGRVLTFRTSFGHPGPERWSVDGRDSWFFRKEEAIMGAMGDLGVHKSDLIRYFLNDEVVEVAAFVGTLDKKGTDVDDNSTCLLRMKSGAIGTLVASWTYYKGEDNSTVFWCENGVMKIGTHPDDQVIVELRDGTVERYKVGAIATNEKQTSSGVIDAFVESIVTKTPPSISGEEGMRSLKVILAAFESQATGQVVKLG; this comes from the coding sequence ATGAGCAAAATCAAAGTCGCCGTGATCGGATGCGGAGCTATCGCTCAGCGCCGTCACATTCCCGAATATGAAGAAAACCCTAATGTCGAGCTGGTGGCATTCGCCGATCCGGTTTTGGAAAGAGCGGAGCTGTATGCCAAGAAGCACAATGCGAAGGCGTACGCCAATTACGAAGATATGCTGAAGGAAGTCAAAGCGGACGCTGTCAGCGTGTGCACGCCGAACTATTTGCACGCTCCGGCGGCCATCGCCGCCGCCAACGCCGGCGCGCATGTGCTCGTCGAGAAGCCGATGGCGGCAACGGAGGAAGAAGCGCTTGCGATGATCGAAGCGGCCCGCAAAAACGGCGTTTATTTGATGGTCGGCCATAACCAGCGGCTCATGCCTCCACACGTGAAAGCGAAGGAGATTTTGGATTCCGGACGCCTCGGCAGGGTACTGACGTTCCGCACGTCGTTCGGCCACCCGGGTCCGGAGCGCTGGAGCGTCGACGGACGCGACAGCTGGTTTTTCCGCAAAGAAGAGGCGATCATGGGCGCTATGGGCGACCTCGGCGTTCATAAGTCCGACCTGATCCGTTACTTTTTGAACGACGAAGTGGTTGAAGTTGCCGCGTTCGTCGGCACGCTGGATAAAAAAGGCACCGATGTCGACGACAACTCAACCTGTCTGCTGCGCATGAAAAGCGGCGCGATCGGCACTCTGGTCGCCAGCTGGACTTATTACAAAGGCGAAGACAACAGCACGGTGTTCTGGTGTGAGAACGGCGTGATGAAGATCGGCACACACCCTGACGACCAAGTCATCGTCGAGCTTCGGGACGGCACGGTGGAGCGTTATAAAGTCGGCGCCATCGCCACCAACGAGAAGCAAACGAGCAGCGGCGTCATCGACGCATTTGTCGAAAGCATCGTGACGAAAACGCCTCCGAGCATTTCCGGGGAAGAGGGAATGCGTTCGCTCAAGGTTATTTTGGCCGCGTTCGAATCTCAGGCAACAGGTCAAGTCGTAAAGCTTGGCTGA
- a CDS encoding ABC transporter substrate-binding protein: MMKVRFLLSAALSFTVLAGCEGGPESPIAQTASSAPSPQTPQAQSSSGGNELLNYTVWPQFYIKEEIWEQQVGRYLAKKFPGVTFKHIQWDNPGRQFKDLLAAGTVPDIVIDDSARNTYREIRRYNLEYDMTELIKKYNFDTGKINPAMLQQSVIASDGKLYSLPYSSAEWVLVYNKDIFDKFGVEYPKPGLTWDEAYELAKKLTRQEGDITYKGFQVNPSHYMMWNQLSEPSLDPNEDKAALISDNWTKITNNIRRFYDIPGNQLVKTNAFSQGKIAMAIDTVDTVAKWASENKNLNWDFSAVPVFPEAPHAKFQPQSTAMFITNQSKQKELAFQVIDYILSPEMQKAAEERGSYSEDQ, encoded by the coding sequence ATGATGAAAGTCAGATTTTTGTTGTCGGCGGCATTAAGCTTCACCGTATTGGCCGGGTGCGAGGGCGGACCCGAATCCCCCATTGCGCAAACGGCTTCAAGCGCTCCATCGCCCCAAACTCCGCAAGCGCAATCATCCTCCGGCGGCAACGAGCTGCTGAATTACACGGTGTGGCCGCAATTTTATATCAAAGAGGAAATTTGGGAGCAGCAGGTCGGAAGGTACCTCGCCAAGAAGTTTCCCGGCGTCACTTTCAAACATATCCAATGGGATAACCCGGGCAGGCAGTTTAAGGACCTGCTCGCGGCGGGAACCGTCCCCGACATCGTGATCGACGATTCCGCCCGCAACACATACCGGGAAATTCGCAGGTACAATTTGGAGTACGACATGACCGAGCTCATCAAAAAGTACAATTTCGATACCGGCAAAATAAATCCGGCCATGCTGCAGCAGTCCGTTATCGCTTCGGACGGGAAGCTTTATTCGCTGCCGTACAGCTCCGCCGAATGGGTGCTGGTATACAACAAGGACATTTTCGACAAATTCGGCGTCGAATACCCCAAGCCCGGTTTGACGTGGGACGAAGCTTACGAGCTGGCCAAAAAGCTGACGCGGCAGGAAGGTGACATCACTTACAAAGGGTTCCAGGTGAACCCTTCCCATTACATGATGTGGAACCAGCTGTCGGAGCCTTCGCTCGATCCGAATGAAGACAAGGCTGCACTAATTTCAGACAATTGGACGAAAATTACAAATAACATTCGGCGTTTCTATGATATTCCCGGCAATCAGCTCGTCAAAACGAACGCATTCTCCCAAGGCAAGATCGCCATGGCCATCGATACCGTAGATACCGTAGCCAAATGGGCGAGCGAAAACAAAAACCTGAACTGGGATTTTTCCGCAGTTCCGGTGTTCCCGGAAGCGCCCCATGCGAAATTCCAACCGCAATCGACCGCCATGTTTATCACAAATCAGTCCAAGCAAAAAGAACTTGCATTCCAGGTGATCGATTATATATTATCGCCGGAAATGCAGAAAGCCGCCGAAGAACGTGGATCCTACAGCGAAGATCAATAA
- a CDS encoding helix-turn-helix domain-containing protein: MFKQIFGKTMIQYALEIRLSTAIERMKYSTMTLEQIAESCGFGSYSYFHRVFREKYGVSPTDYRSSETVEPGARSD; the protein is encoded by the coding sequence TTGTTCAAGCAAATTTTCGGCAAAACGATGATCCAATACGCACTGGAAATCCGGCTGTCCACCGCGATCGAACGGATGAAATACAGCACGATGACGCTGGAGCAAATCGCGGAAAGCTGCGGCTTCGGCAGCTATTCGTATTTTCACCGGGTGTTCCGGGAAAAATACGGCGTCTCCCCCACCGATTACCGCAGCAGCGAAACGGTGGAACCTGGTGCTCGTTCCGATTGA